The following proteins are encoded in a genomic region of Cryptomeria japonica chromosome 11, Sugi_1.0, whole genome shotgun sequence:
- the LOC131860252 gene encoding protein PLANT CADMIUM RESISTANCE 2-like, with the protein MATGKWSSGLCACYKNPSNCCLTCCCPCVTFGQIAEIVDEGSEECILSGGIYGALCFYTGCCAWCYSWLYRNKMREMYNLSESPCNDCLVHCCCESCALCQEYRELKHRGYDPALGWTGNLDKQLDEMSTSTTAPGHPNMAK; encoded by the exons ATGGCAACAGGAAAGTGGTCTTCTGGCTTGTGCGCCTGCTACAAAAACCCTTCCAACT GTTGCCTCACATGCTGCTGCCCCTGCGTCACTTTTGGGCAAATAGCAGAGATAGTGGATGAGGGTTCTGAAG AATGCATATTGAGCGGAGGGATTTATGGTGCTCTGTGCTTTTATACGGGGTGTTGTGCGTGGTGCTATTCATGGTTGTACCGAAACAAGATGCGGGAAATGTATAACTTGTCGGAGAGCCCCTGTAACGATTGTCTGGTTCATTGTTGTTGCGAATCATGCGCGCTGTGCCAGGAATACAGAGAACTTAAACACAGAGGATATGATCCTGCTCTCG GATGGACAGGTAATCTGGATAAGCAACTGGACGAGATGAGTACCTCCACGACAGCTCCTGGGCATCCAAACATGGCAAAATAA